The sequence AGCGCCATGATCGTGCCAGCCTCGGGGGGCGCCCAGGGCAGCAAGCCGTAGAGGTTGAACAACGACGTCGGGTCAGGCGCGCTGAGATCCTGGAAGGGGCCGAAGAAGGGGGCGTGCCTCAGTTCGATCGTGACGAAGATCACCTTGTAGAGGGAGAAGAAGATCGGGATCTGCAGCAGGATCGGCAGGCAGCCCGCCGCCGGGTTCACCTTTTCCTTGCGGTACAGTTCCATCATGCCTTGCTGCATCTTCTGCCGGTCGTCGCCCGCGTCCTTCTTGAGCTTCTCCATCTGCGGCTGAAGCTCTTTCATCTTGGCCATGGAGACGTAGGACTTGTAGGCGAGCGGGAACAGGATCGCCTTGATCAGCAGGGTCAGACCGATGATCGCGATACCCATGTTGCCGATCAGCTTGTTCAGCTCGTGCAGCAGCCAGAAAATCGGCTTGGTCAGGAAGAAGAACCAGCCCCAGTCGATGCTGTCGATGAATTTCGGCACACCCGCGTCCTCGTAGGCGCGCAACGTGGCCCATTCCTTGGCCCCGGCGAAAAGCTGTGTCGTCATGCTGGCCTGGCCGCCGGCTGCCACGGTCTGTGTGGGCTGGCGGGTGATGGCGCGGTAGACGTCCGTACGCGCGTCGTAGGTCAGCGCCTCGTCGAACGGCTGGCCCTGATCGGGGATCAGGATCGCCTGCCAGAAGTGGTCGGTGAACCCGACCCAGCCGGTCGTCACGCCTTCCTTGACGATCGCCTGGCGACCCCAGCGCGCGTTGGTTTCCGCCTCGGCGATGTTGTCCCAGTCGGTCTCGACCAGTTCTCCGTCGGAGATGGAAACCGCGCCTTCGTGAAGGATGAAGAAGTTCTCGAGGTCGTCGGGCTGGGTATGGTGGACGATCATCCCGTAGGGAGCGAGGTTCACCGGTCCTTCGGCGTTGTTGACCACGCTCTGACCGAGAGTGAACATGTAGTTGTCATCGACCGAGATCGTGCGTGTGAAGACCTGCCCGGCCCCGTTGTCCCACGTCAGGGTCACCGGGGAATCCACACCCAGGGTATCGCCTTCGCTGAGGGTCCATTCGGTGTCCGGGCCCGGTACGGCGGCGGGATCGAGCCCGCTGCCGGCGGCCCAGCCCTGCAGGGCGTAGTAGGCATCGTTCGTACCCTGCGGAGACAGCAGCGTGACGATCGGCGCATCGTCTTCGAGCGTCGTCCGGTAGTCCTTGAGCTTCAGGTCGTCGACCCGCCCGCCGATCAGCGAGATGGATCCGGTCAGGCGCGGTGTTTCGATGTTTACTCGCGGCGCGTCGGCCAGCGACACGGTGGCGCCGGAATCGCCGCTGTCCGTGACCGGTGCGGTCGCCGTATCCGCCGGTGCGACGGGCGGGGCTCCTTCGGTGGACTGCTGGGTCGTCGGCGCGGTGCCGTCCGCGGCGGTCTCGGGTTCGGGCGGTGGGAACAGGACGAACCATGCAAGGATCACGATAAAGCTGAGCGCTGTCGCGAGAATGAGATTCTTGTTCTGTTCGTCCATGGGGACCGCCACCTTCGGGATGCTTTCGATCTGGGTGGGTTGAACAGAGTTGAGGCCATGAGGTCAAGCGGATTCGGGGAAATCCGCGGGCCTGCGCGGTGATCCGACGCAGCCCGCGTCGGCCCGCTGCGCAGGGTTGCGGGCCGCCCGCGGAAGCGGCTCAGTGGCGTTTGCCATCCATGATCCGCGGCGTGTCCTCGAGCTTGGCGGCATGGCGCTTGACCCAGTCGATCGTCTGGTCGAACGGCATGGGCCGTCCGATGCCGTAGCCTTGCACATGGTCGCAGCCCAGTTGCGCCAGAAGGACGTGTTCGCCCACGGTCTCGACCCCCTCGGCCAGGGTTTCCACCTCGAGCCTTTCGGCCATGGTCAGGATCGCGCTGATCATGCGCTGTTGCTCGGGGTCGCGATCGGCCTTCATGACAAAGGATCGGTCGATCTTGATCCGGCTGACCGACAGCCTCCGGATCGCGGTGATCGCGGCATGGCCGGTGCCGAAATCGTCGAGATCGATGCGGCACCCCATCGCCCCCAGTGCATTCAGGTTGCGTGCGATGACGTCGTCGGTGATGCCGGCCACGACGGTTTCCAGCACCTCCACCGCCAGGCGCTCAGGCGACAGGTCGAAACGGTCCAGTTCCCATTTCACCTTTTCGTTCAGCTTCGGGTTGCGCAGCTCCGCGCCGGTGAAATTGACGCCCACCTGCGGCACGTTCAGGCCTGCACCGTCCCAGGCCTTGAGCGCGGCAAAGGTGTGATACATGATCACTTCGGTCAACCGGTCCAGCAGGCCGGCCCCCTCTATCGCGGGGAGGAAATCCTGCGGCAGCAGGATGCCCCGGCGCGGATGGTGCCAGCGTGCCAGCGCTTCGAAACCGGTAATCTCGCCCGTGTCGGTGGAGATCTGGGGCTGGAACCACGGCCGGATCTCTCCGGCCTCGAGCGCCCGTGCGACGTCTTCCCGTATTTCGTCGCGGGTTTCGATCGCGATGCGCATCTGGTCGGAAAAGGCGCGGATCGCCGATGGTCCCCGGTTCTGCGCTTCGCGCAGGGCGATCAGGGCACCGCGCATCCAGTCCTCTGGCCCGCTGCCCGGCGCGCGGGAAAGTTGGCAGAATCCGATGCTGGCGGAGACATAGACATTGATCCCGTCCACGGCGACCGGTTCCTCGATCGCCGTCTGCAATCGCGCGGCGAGTTGAATGCAGGTTTCGAGGTCGAGGTGCTCTACCGGGCCGGTACAGACCCCGAAACGGGTATCGCCCAATTGCGCCACCGCGTCCGCATTGCGCAAGACGGCCAGCAGCCGCTCCCCGGTGCGGCGGATCACGGTGTCGGCGGCCGCCTGTCCGTAGCGGTCCGACAGCGCCTCGAAACTGTCTAGGGCAAGGACATAGGTGACGGCATGCCTGGTTTCGGCCCGGGCGCGGGACAGGTGATCGGCGACCGCATCGGCAAAGGCGGCCCGGTCGAGGACGTTCTTCTTTTTCTTGTCGGACGCAGCCGACCGCAACCGCCGACCGAGGCACAGGTACAGGACCGGCAACGTCAGGCAGAACGCTGTCAGCCCGGCTTCACCTGCCGTGACATAGATGCCGAGCGTCAGCGCGGGCAGGACCAGCAGCCAACCCGGCCCGTCCAGGACCGACGCCAATCGCGATTGCCAGGTCTCAAGTCGCCCAACCGCATTGCGCGCCATCTGTGATCCTCCGCCGTTGGTGGGTTTCGCACGGTCGCGAGATACCTACCCCGCCCGGCATCAGGCGAGCGTTAACAGGACCGGGAAAAACGGCGGATTTTTAGGTAAAATTCTTCGGATTCAGGGAAAGCCCGGCGAAATCGAAGAGCTTTGGATCCAGAAGATGCGACGGCCGGGCGTTCATCAGCGCCCTGAACATCACCTGCCGCCGACCGGGGCTGTTGCGTTCCCAACCGTCGAGGATCTGCTTGACCTGCTGGCGCTGAAGCCCGTCCTGCGACCCGCAGAGATCGCATGGGATGATCGGATAGTTCATTGCGGCACTGAATTTCTCGCAGTCCGCTTCCGCCACGTGCGCAAGGGGGCGGTACACGAAAAGGTCGCCTTCCTCGTTCACCAGCTTGGGCGGCATGGTCGCCAGCCGTCCGCCGTGGAACAGGTTCATGAAGAAGGTTTCGAGGATGTCGTCACGGTGGTGCCCCAGGACGACGGCGGAACATCCTTCCTCCCGGGCGATCCGGTAAAGGTGCCCGCGCCGAAGCCGCGAACACAAGGCGCAGAAGGTGCGGTTTGCCGGCACCTTGTCCATCACGATGGAGTAGGTGTCCTGGTACTCGATCCGGTGGGGCACGCCCATCTTTTCAAGGAAAGCGGGCAGGACCGTCGCCGGAAAGCCGGGCTGCCCCTGATCGAGGTTGCAGGCCAGGATGTCGACGGGAAGCAGCCCGCGCCACTGCAATTCGTGCAGGACCGCAAGCAGGGTGTAGCTGTCCTTGCCGCCCGACAGGCACACCAGCCAGCGCGCGCGGGGGGCGTCCGGGTCATGCGCATCGGGGGCGATCATGCCGTACTGCTCGATGGCCTCCC is a genomic window of Sulfitobacter alexandrii containing:
- the ttcA gene encoding tRNA 2-thiocytidine(32) synthetase TtcA, producing MLDQPEKIHALFQGAPQTTEFKKLRKRIVRATREAIEQYGMIAPDAHDPDAPRARWLVCLSGGKDSYTLLAVLHELQWRGLLPVDILACNLDQGQPGFPATVLPAFLEKMGVPHRIEYQDTYSIVMDKVPANRTFCALCSRLRRGHLYRIAREEGCSAVVLGHHRDDILETFFMNLFHGGRLATMPPKLVNEEGDLFVYRPLAHVAEADCEKFSAAMNYPIIPCDLCGSQDGLQRQQVKQILDGWERNSPGRRQVMFRALMNARPSHLLDPKLFDFAGLSLNPKNFT
- the yidC gene encoding membrane protein insertase YidC — encoded protein: MDEQNKNLILATALSFIVILAWFVLFPPPEPETAADGTAPTTQQSTEGAPPVAPADTATAPVTDSGDSGATVSLADAPRVNIETPRLTGSISLIGGRVDDLKLKDYRTTLEDDAPIVTLLSPQGTNDAYYALQGWAAGSGLDPAAVPGPDTEWTLSEGDTLGVDSPVTLTWDNGAGQVFTRTISVDDNYMFTLGQSVVNNAEGPVNLAPYGMIVHHTQPDDLENFFILHEGAVSISDGELVETDWDNIAEAETNARWGRQAIVKEGVTTGWVGFTDHFWQAILIPDQGQPFDEALTYDARTDVYRAITRQPTQTVAAGGQASMTTQLFAGAKEWATLRAYEDAGVPKFIDSIDWGWFFFLTKPIFWLLHELNKLIGNMGIAIIGLTLLIKAILFPLAYKSYVSMAKMKELQPQMEKLKKDAGDDRQKMQQGMMELYRKEKVNPAAGCLPILLQIPIFFSLYKVIFVTIELRHAPFFGPFQDLSAPDPTSLFNLYGLLPWAPPEAGTIMALIFIGILPLLLGISMWLQQKLNPAPTDPTQQMIFAWMPWVFMFMLGSFASGLVVYWIANNTITFTQQYLIMRSQGYKPDLMGNIKGSFKRKPKPKPDARK
- a CDS encoding putative bifunctional diguanylate cyclase/phosphodiesterase, with translation MARNAVGRLETWQSRLASVLDGPGWLLVLPALTLGIYVTAGEAGLTAFCLTLPVLYLCLGRRLRSAASDKKKKNVLDRAAFADAVADHLSRARAETRHAVTYVLALDSFEALSDRYGQAAADTVIRRTGERLLAVLRNADAVAQLGDTRFGVCTGPVEHLDLETCIQLAARLQTAIEEPVAVDGINVYVSASIGFCQLSRAPGSGPEDWMRGALIALREAQNRGPSAIRAFSDQMRIAIETRDEIREDVARALEAGEIRPWFQPQISTDTGEITGFEALARWHHPRRGILLPQDFLPAIEGAGLLDRLTEVIMYHTFAALKAWDGAGLNVPQVGVNFTGAELRNPKLNEKVKWELDRFDLSPERLAVEVLETVVAGITDDVIARNLNALGAMGCRIDLDDFGTGHAAITAIRRLSVSRIKIDRSFVMKADRDPEQQRMISAILTMAERLEVETLAEGVETVGEHVLLAQLGCDHVQGYGIGRPMPFDQTIDWVKRHAAKLEDTPRIMDGKRH